One window from the genome of Alkalihalobacillus sp. LMS6 encodes:
- a CDS encoding methionine ABC transporter permease, whose product MLNQLFPNVVWENLWLATYETVYMTVIAAAITFILGIILGLFLYLTAKGNPWENRFFYTLVGAFVNIFRSIPFIILIILLIPFTRAIVGSMFGPSAALPALIIGAAPFYARMVEIALREVDKGVVEASQAMGSSNLHIIFKVLLPESMPALISGITVTTVALIGYTAMAGTIGAGGLGTLAYQEGFQRTNTDVMIMATVAILAIVFLFQLIGDFLVNRLDKR is encoded by the coding sequence ATGCTTAATCAACTCTTTCCAAATGTAGTGTGGGAGAATTTATGGCTCGCCACTTATGAAACGGTGTATATGACCGTTATTGCGGCAGCTATTACATTTATATTAGGGATTATATTAGGCTTGTTTTTGTATTTAACCGCAAAGGGAAATCCTTGGGAGAATCGATTTTTCTATACGCTTGTCGGTGCCTTTGTAAATATTTTTCGATCCATACCGTTTATTATTTTAATCATTTTGCTTATTCCCTTTACGAGAGCCATTGTTGGTTCGATGTTTGGGCCAAGTGCAGCGTTGCCTGCGCTAATTATCGGTGCAGCACCGTTTTATGCACGAATGGTGGAGATTGCCCTTCGAGAAGTAGATAAAGGTGTAGTCGAAGCCTCACAAGCAATGGGGTCATCCAATCTTCATATTATTTTCAAAGTATTGCTACCAGAATCAATGCCTGCTTTAATTTCAGGCATTACCGTAACGACTGTGGCATTAATTGGCTACACAGCCATGGCTGGAACGATCGGTGCCGGGGGACTTGGTACATTAGCATATCAGGAAGGGTTTCAGCGGACGAACACAGACGTCATGATTATGGCAACAGTGGCTATACTAGCGATCGTATTTCTATTTCAATTGATTGGCGATTTCTTAGTCAATCGATTAGATAAAAGATAA
- a CDS encoding MetQ/NlpA family ABC transporter substrate-binding protein, translating into MNKFLKAVGIAGVSVALVACGSSEDENNELAENEDGGTTIRISASNIPHAEILEEAAPILEEQEIELDIRIAQDYILPNRALADGEVDANYFQHRPYLESQLAENENYDFAEAGAIHVEPIGLYSQDYEDLNDLPDGATVMMSNSVADQGRILSLLQENGVITLEDGVSVEATEADIVDNPKNLSFNMSPDAELLPQAYQNNEAEVVAINSNYALGADISPTEEAIAIEGEDNPYVNLIVVQSGNENDEAIQALVDVLKSDEIQSFIEETYDGAVIPAE; encoded by the coding sequence ATGAATAAATTTTTAAAAGCAGTAGGAATTGCAGGTGTATCCGTGGCACTCGTTGCTTGTGGATCAAGTGAAGATGAAAACAATGAATTGGCTGAGAATGAAGATGGGGGAACAACCATCCGTATTAGTGCATCAAACATCCCTCATGCGGAAATTTTAGAAGAAGCAGCTCCAATTCTTGAGGAACAAGAGATTGAACTTGATATTCGCATTGCACAAGACTATATTTTACCAAACCGTGCCTTAGCGGATGGCGAAGTCGATGCGAACTACTTTCAACATCGTCCATACCTAGAGAGTCAACTAGCCGAAAATGAAAACTATGACTTTGCTGAAGCAGGTGCCATTCATGTCGAGCCAATCGGCTTATATTCGCAAGACTATGAGGATTTAAATGATCTTCCAGACGGTGCGACGGTAATGATGAGTAATTCGGTTGCGGACCAAGGAAGAATTCTTTCCTTGTTGCAAGAAAATGGTGTTATTACGCTTGAAGATGGCGTTTCAGTAGAAGCAACAGAAGCAGATATTGTGGATAATCCGAAAAACTTATCGTTTAACATGAGCCCTGACGCAGAACTTCTTCCGCAAGCTTATCAAAACAATGAAGCAGAAGTCGTTGCGATTAACTCGAACTATGCGTTAGGCGCTGATATCTCTCCGACTGAAGAAGCGATTGCCATTGAAGGCGAAGATAACCCATATGTGAACTTAATTGTTGTTCAAAGTGGGAATGAGAATGACGAAGCGATTCAAGCACTTGTAGATGTATTGAAATCGGATGAGATTCAGTCATTTATAGAAGAAACGTACGACGGTGCTGTGATTCCAGCTGAATAA
- a CDS encoding methionine ABC transporter ATP-binding protein gives MISLEGISKTYTTKTSTVKAVDHVDLQIGKGNVFGIIGYSGAGKSTLVRLLNLLERPSTGKITLDGVELASLGKKALREERQKIGMIFQHFNLLWSRTVKENISFPLEVAKVPTEERKKRIEELIDLVGLRGREDNYPSQLSGGQKQRVGIARALANNPKVLLCDEATSALDPKTTDSILDLLTDINKKLHLTIVLITHEMHVIQKICHEVAVMSDGKIVEQGPVIDVFRRPKEEMTKEFVKQVAQVQADDFIAEDITLQRGEQVIALTFIGNPAEEQLVTDLIRSFPINVSILQGNISKLQQGSYGKLYLRVAGEQDSLAEAVQFIRQQEVEVEVIKHA, from the coding sequence TTGATTTCGTTAGAAGGAATCAGCAAAACATATACGACGAAAACATCAACTGTAAAAGCAGTGGATCATGTCGATTTGCAGATTGGTAAAGGAAATGTGTTTGGCATTATCGGCTATAGTGGGGCTGGAAAAAGTACCCTAGTCAGATTGTTGAATTTATTAGAACGTCCATCAACAGGCAAAATTACGTTAGATGGTGTGGAACTAGCTTCTCTTGGAAAAAAAGCGTTGCGAGAAGAGCGTCAGAAAATAGGGATGATTTTTCAACACTTTAATTTACTTTGGTCAAGAACGGTAAAAGAAAATATTTCATTTCCACTTGAAGTCGCGAAGGTTCCTACGGAAGAACGTAAAAAACGGATTGAAGAGTTAATTGATTTAGTCGGTCTACGCGGAAGAGAAGATAATTACCCATCGCAACTAAGCGGTGGCCAAAAGCAACGGGTTGGCATTGCTCGTGCCCTTGCAAACAACCCAAAGGTGCTCTTGTGTGATGAAGCGACTTCTGCTCTTGATCCGAAAACGACCGATTCGATCCTTGATCTTTTAACGGATATTAATAAAAAACTACATTTAACGATTGTTCTTATTACGCATGAAATGCATGTTATTCAAAAGATCTGTCATGAAGTGGCCGTAATGAGTGATGGCAAAATTGTTGAACAAGGTCCGGTTATTGATGTATTTAGACGACCAAAAGAAGAGATGACGAAAGAATTTGTGAAGCAAGTAGCGCAAGTTCAAGCGGATGATTTTATCGCAGAAGATATCACGCTTCAACGTGGTGAGCAAGTCATTGCGTTAACGTTTATTGGCAACCCGGCAGAAGAACAGCTTGTCACTGATTTAATTCGGTCATTTCCGATTAACGTCTCGATCCTTCAAGGAAACATTTCGAAGCTTCAGCAAGGATCTTATGGAAAGCTGTATCTTCGTGTAGCTGGCGAGCAAGATTCGCTAGCAGAGGCGGTTCAATTTATTCGTCAACAAGAAGTGGAAGTCGAGGTGATTAAACATGCTTAA
- a CDS encoding DUF2553 family protein codes for MENVNITQKVVAKYDGGRLKLYVDGAMIGEVIETSQGLQHNMSNGFIFDKEQIFQAQNENWHEVTSFIEDSWH; via the coding sequence ATGGAAAACGTAAATATCACTCAAAAAGTTGTCGCAAAATATGATGGAGGTCGGCTAAAGCTCTACGTCGACGGAGCAATGATTGGGGAAGTCATTGAGACGAGTCAAGGCCTTCAACATAATATGAGTAATGGCTTTATCTTTGATAAGGAACAAATCTTTCAAGCGCAAAATGAAAACTGGCATGAAGTAACGTCATTTATTGAGGATAGTTGGCATTAA
- a CDS encoding MFS transporter, producing the protein MIIGKKLSSTFQPYSQTVRYFFVSSICFNIAMGIFMVMYPFYVRELGYDDTLNGTIIAFQAAATAIALLPAGLLGDRYGRKKMLLIGASMLALSFIIRSFGTSEWLLLFGASLTGFFFAFLQVSAIPLLAEHSKEKQRVKLFALHAALMMAANVIGHLFSGTLADSLFAFTALTMQQAIQITLFLACTLALVSFFPLWKVKESVKIEKVQKVAMGLSRFPKSKEWKLISLFAVSSLLIGFGSGLVIPYLNLYFNDRFDLNYSMIGFILALGQAMTVFAMLIGPKVVNRVGEVRAVFILQMGSIPFLLLTAFTNMIWLAVIGFLFRQALMNAGNPIQAALVMKLVHPKMRGTANSVTQMVFQLGWALMGPISMGIVASYGAYTGYAIVFCITACLYVLGSVFFLFVFQKKVAEHDKLNKLEMEKHVGS; encoded by the coding sequence ATGATAATTGGAAAGAAACTGTCATCAACGTTTCAGCCATATAGTCAGACTGTTCGATATTTTTTTGTTTCATCGATTTGTTTCAATATTGCAATGGGTATTTTTATGGTTATGTACCCGTTTTATGTTCGAGAATTAGGTTACGATGATACACTTAATGGTACAATCATCGCTTTTCAAGCTGCGGCGACGGCCATTGCCTTATTACCCGCAGGCTTATTAGGCGACCGTTATGGAAGAAAAAAGATGCTCTTAATTGGTGCAAGTATGCTCGCACTTAGCTTTATTATTCGTTCATTTGGAACGTCAGAATGGCTTTTGCTTTTTGGTGCAAGCTTAACAGGGTTTTTCTTTGCGTTTTTACAAGTGTCGGCAATTCCTTTGTTAGCAGAACATTCTAAAGAAAAGCAACGTGTGAAATTATTTGCCCTTCATGCAGCACTAATGATGGCTGCAAATGTGATCGGCCATTTATTTAGTGGCACGTTGGCAGATAGTTTGTTTGCCTTTACCGCTTTGACGATGCAGCAAGCCATTCAGATCACGTTGTTTCTTGCTTGCACATTAGCGCTCGTTTCCTTTTTTCCACTTTGGAAAGTAAAAGAATCGGTGAAAATTGAAAAGGTACAAAAAGTAGCTATGGGACTCTCTCGTTTCCCTAAAAGCAAAGAGTGGAAACTAATTAGCTTATTTGCCGTATCGAGCTTATTAATTGGTTTTGGATCCGGTCTCGTTATTCCATATTTAAATTTATATTTTAATGATCGTTTTGATTTAAATTATTCCATGATCGGATTTATTCTCGCTCTAGGTCAGGCAATGACGGTTTTTGCAATGCTAATTGGGCCAAAGGTTGTGAATCGTGTTGGAGAAGTCAGGGCGGTTTTCATCTTACAAATGGGGTCGATACCGTTTTTACTGCTAACGGCTTTTACAAATATGATTTGGCTCGCCGTTATTGGATTTTTATTCAGGCAAGCGTTAATGAACGCTGGAAACCCGATTCAAGCTGCCCTTGTCATGAAGCTCGTTCACCCGAAAATGAGGGGAACAGCAAATTCCGTTACACAAATGGTATTCCAGTTAGGCTGGGCGCTTATGGGACCAATCTCAATGGGCATCGTTGCATCGTATGGTGCTTATACAGGCTATGCTATTGTATTTTGCATAACAGCATGCTTGTATGTATTAGGATCAGTCTTCTTTTTATTTGTCTTTCAAAAAAAGGTAGCAGAACATGATAAACTGAATAAACTAGAGATGGAAAAGCACGTAGGTTCATAA